From Burkholderia pseudomultivorans, the proteins below share one genomic window:
- a CDS encoding family 2A encapsulin nanocompartment cargo protein cysteine desulfurase, which translates to MTIPTPTVNPGVPGSDALALPHAPLPAGLPDPATLARLAAEFLSTPPGHATAPGLSAGSGAVGGVPSALPAAAPILASTSNPAPAGSPLAGSGGTGTGVPGLALPQGKAAGANLAPSAPTHVLSLGNRVPALAPHAAAQNGLPDNVVSIAPALEPRVGGTALGVPQAHAAAAEQADRRASPASPYYFTDGALQDWHATPQDIVVPSNGLASPEAFGLPGDDALRELLALRRDTPAPGASRAPGTDVPRYFVDDARAAEPHALAGGAHPPFDVNAIRRDFPILQERVNGKQLVWFDNAATTHKPQAVIDRLAYFYAHENSNIHRAAHALAGRATDAYEQARETVRRFIGAASPDEIVFVRGTTEAINLIAKTWGVQNVGEGDEIVVSHLEHHANIVPWQQLAALKGAKLRVIPVDDSGQVLLDEYRKLLNDRTKIVSVTQVSNALGTVVPVKEIVELAHRAGAKALVDGAQSISHMRVDVQALDADFFVFSGHKIYGPTGIGVVYGKRSILDDMPPWQGGGNMIADVTFERTVFQPPPNRFEAGTGNIADAVGLGAALDYVSRVGIENIARYEHDLLAYATSVLAPVPGVRLIGTARDKASVLSFVLKGYETEEVGQALNEEGIAVRSGHHCAQPILRRFGLEATVRPSLAFYNTCDEVDALVRVVRRLATRR; encoded by the coding sequence ATGACTATCCCGACACCTACCGTTAATCCCGGCGTGCCGGGCAGCGACGCACTCGCGCTGCCGCACGCGCCGCTGCCGGCCGGGCTGCCCGACCCCGCGACGCTCGCGCGGCTCGCGGCCGAATTCTTGTCGACGCCACCGGGCCATGCGACGGCGCCCGGCCTGTCGGCCGGCAGCGGCGCGGTCGGCGGCGTGCCGTCGGCGCTGCCCGCCGCCGCGCCGATCCTCGCTTCGACGAGCAATCCGGCGCCGGCCGGCTCGCCGCTCGCAGGATCGGGCGGCACGGGCACCGGCGTGCCGGGCCTTGCGTTGCCGCAGGGCAAGGCGGCCGGCGCGAACCTGGCGCCGTCCGCGCCGACGCACGTGCTGTCGCTCGGCAATCGCGTGCCGGCGCTGGCGCCGCATGCGGCTGCGCAGAACGGGCTGCCCGACAACGTCGTGTCGATCGCGCCCGCGCTCGAACCGCGTGTCGGCGGCACGGCGCTCGGCGTGCCGCAGGCGCATGCGGCGGCAGCGGAACAGGCTGACAGACGGGCGTCGCCTGCTTCGCCGTACTACTTCACCGACGGTGCATTGCAGGACTGGCACGCGACGCCGCAGGACATCGTCGTGCCGTCGAACGGCCTCGCGTCGCCGGAAGCGTTCGGCCTGCCGGGCGACGACGCGCTGCGCGAACTGCTCGCGCTGCGTCGCGACACGCCGGCGCCGGGCGCATCGCGCGCGCCGGGCACCGACGTGCCGCGCTACTTCGTCGACGATGCGCGCGCGGCCGAACCGCATGCGCTGGCCGGCGGCGCGCATCCGCCGTTCGACGTGAACGCGATCCGCCGCGATTTCCCGATTCTCCAGGAGCGCGTGAACGGCAAGCAGCTCGTCTGGTTCGACAACGCGGCGACCACGCACAAGCCGCAAGCCGTGATCGACCGGCTCGCGTATTTCTACGCGCACGAGAACTCGAACATCCACCGCGCCGCGCACGCGCTGGCGGGCCGCGCGACCGATGCGTACGAACAGGCGCGGGAAACCGTGCGGCGTTTCATCGGCGCGGCGTCGCCGGACGAGATCGTGTTCGTGCGCGGCACGACCGAAGCGATCAACCTGATCGCGAAGACGTGGGGTGTGCAGAACGTCGGCGAGGGCGACGAGATCGTCGTGTCGCATCTCGAGCATCACGCGAACATCGTGCCGTGGCAGCAGCTTGCCGCGCTCAAGGGCGCGAAGCTGCGCGTGATTCCGGTCGACGATTCGGGGCAGGTGCTGCTCGACGAATACCGGAAGCTGCTCAACGATCGCACGAAGATCGTGTCGGTCACGCAGGTGTCGAATGCGCTCGGCACGGTCGTGCCGGTCAAGGAGATCGTCGAGCTTGCGCATCGCGCGGGCGCGAAGGCGCTCGTCGACGGCGCGCAGTCGATCTCGCACATGCGGGTGGACGTGCAGGCGCTCGATGCGGATTTCTTCGTGTTCTCCGGACACAAGATCTACGGTCCGACCGGCATCGGCGTCGTGTACGGCAAGCGCTCGATCCTCGACGACATGCCGCCGTGGCAGGGCGGCGGCAACATGATCGCGGACGTGACGTTCGAGCGCACGGTGTTCCAGCCGCCGCCGAACCGCTTCGAGGCCGGCACCGGCAACATCGCCGATGCGGTCGGGCTCGGCGCGGCGCTCGACTACGTGAGCCGGGTCGGCATCGAGAACATCGCGCGCTACGAGCACGACCTGCTCGCGTATGCGACGAGCGTGCTCGCGCCGGTGCCGGGCGTGCGGCTGATCGGCACCGCGCGCGACAAGGCGAGCGTGCTGTCGTTCGTACTGAAGGGCTACGAGACCGAAGAGGTCGGGCAGGCGCTGAACGAAGAAGGAATCGCGGTGCGCTCGGGGCATCACTGCGCGCAGCCGATCCTGAGGCGCTTCGGGCTCGAGGCGACGGTGCGGCCGTCGCTTGCGTTCTACAACACCTGCGACGAGGTCGATGCGCTGGTGCGTGTGGTGCGGAGGCTGGCGACGCGGCGTTGA
- a CDS encoding RHS repeat domain-containing protein, with protein sequence MRDGTTGQCVTWHIEPGSYLPLAQETDGGLYPIVADQIGLPRAVFDSTGKAVWTGAYSLWGKMLPPRQAANEPISAIVDATHRFQGQWADDETGVSYNLHRYYDPDTGQYLSSDPIGLERGSRCVGKVRSMRAELQRIGREVFLGNND encoded by the coding sequence ATGCGAGACGGGACGACTGGCCAATGTGTCACCTGGCACATCGAACCCGGCAGTTATCTGCCGCTGGCGCAAGAGACCGACGGCGGCCTCTACCCGATTGTGGCTGATCAGATCGGGCTGCCGAGGGCCGTGTTTGATTCGACCGGCAAGGCTGTTTGGACAGGCGCCTATTCGCTGTGGGGCAAAATGCTCCCGCCTCGGCAAGCGGCAAACGAACCGATAAGCGCCATCGTCGACGCGACGCATCGATTCCAGGGGCAGTGGGCAGACGACGAGACTGGCGTGAGCTACAACCTCCATCGATACTATGATCCCGACACTGGACAATACCTGAGCAGCGATCCGATCGGACTCGAACGCGGTAGCAGATGCGTGGGAAAAGTCCGATCAATGCGTGCCGAACTGCAACGAATAGGTCGAGAAGTTTTTTTAGGCAACAACGACTAG
- a CDS encoding LysE family translocator, giving the protein MPAYLATLLPLAGVLLLSVASPGPNFVIVTSTAVASRRAGVMTSIGLAAASGTWAAIAIAGLSLLVTHVAWVHTALRLAGAAYLIWLGAKMILTARRPLAVSTETAGSDWRAAKKGYVVSMTNPKAVAFYGSVFALMVPADAPMWFAPAVVAIAVGISAAWYGAMAMLASHPAVRGLLIRRKAVLDTTAGLLLMGLGGKMLAGR; this is encoded by the coding sequence ATGCCCGCCTACCTCGCCACCCTGCTCCCGCTCGCCGGCGTCCTGCTGCTGAGCGTCGCCAGCCCCGGCCCGAACTTCGTGATCGTCACGTCGACCGCCGTCGCATCGCGACGCGCGGGCGTGATGACGAGCATCGGCCTCGCCGCCGCCTCCGGCACCTGGGCGGCGATCGCGATCGCCGGGCTGAGCCTGCTCGTGACCCACGTCGCGTGGGTGCATACCGCGCTGCGGCTCGCGGGCGCCGCCTACCTGATCTGGCTCGGCGCGAAGATGATCCTGACCGCGCGCCGGCCGCTCGCCGTGTCGACCGAGACCGCCGGCTCCGACTGGCGCGCGGCGAAGAAAGGCTATGTGGTCAGCATGACGAATCCGAAGGCCGTCGCGTTCTATGGCAGCGTCTTCGCGCTGATGGTGCCGGCCGATGCGCCGATGTGGTTCGCACCCGCCGTCGTCGCGATCGCCGTCGGCATCTCGGCCGCGTGGTATGGCGCGATGGCGATGCTCGCGTCGCATCCGGCGGTGCGCGGCCTGCTGATCCGGCGCAAGGCCGTGCTCGATACGACGGCCGGCCTGCTGTTGATGGGCCTCGGCGGAAAGATGCTGGCAGGACGGTGA
- a CDS encoding family 2A encapsulin nanocompartment shell protein yields the protein MSTVASGTAALSDHAARQLANATKTVPQLSTITPRWLTHLLQWVPVEAGIYRLNQVKNPEAVRAACTQLEDESVLPRTFVPYEEQPREYFLNAVSTVLDVHTRISDLYSSPHDQIKEQLRLTIETIKELQESQLINNPDYGLLANVTDEQRIFPLTGAPTPDDLDELLTRVWKEPAFFLAHPLAIAAFGRECTRRGVPPPTVSLFGSQFLTWRGIPLIPSDKVPVADGKSKILLLRVGDKRQGVVGLYQPGVAGEQGPGLSVRFMGINNQAIASYLISLYCSLAVHSPDALAVLDDVEIGKYHDYPDTYR from the coding sequence ATGTCGACCGTTGCAAGCGGCACGGCCGCGCTGAGCGATCACGCCGCCCGCCAACTAGCGAACGCTACCAAGACCGTCCCGCAGCTTTCCACCATCACGCCGCGCTGGCTGACCCACCTGCTGCAATGGGTGCCGGTCGAGGCGGGCATCTATCGCCTGAACCAGGTGAAGAACCCGGAAGCGGTCCGCGCCGCCTGCACGCAGCTCGAGGACGAGAGCGTGCTGCCGCGGACGTTCGTGCCGTACGAGGAGCAGCCGCGCGAGTATTTCCTGAACGCGGTCAGCACGGTGCTCGACGTGCATACGCGCATCTCCGATCTCTACAGCAGCCCGCACGACCAGATCAAGGAGCAGCTGCGCCTGACGATCGAGACGATCAAGGAGCTGCAGGAAAGCCAGCTGATCAATAATCCGGACTACGGATTGCTCGCGAACGTGACCGACGAACAGCGGATCTTCCCGCTGACGGGCGCGCCGACGCCGGACGATCTCGACGAACTGTTGACCAGGGTGTGGAAGGAACCCGCGTTCTTCCTCGCGCATCCGCTCGCGATCGCCGCGTTCGGCCGCGAATGCACGCGGCGCGGCGTGCCGCCGCCGACGGTCAGCCTGTTCGGCTCGCAGTTCCTCACGTGGCGCGGCATTCCGCTGATTCCGTCGGACAAGGTGCCGGTCGCGGACGGCAAGAGCAAGATCCTGCTGCTGCGCGTCGGCGACAAGCGGCAGGGCGTCGTCGGCCTCTACCAGCCGGGCGTCGCGGGCGAGCAGGGCCCGGGGCTGTCGGTGCGCTTCATGGGGATCAACAACCAGGCGATCGCGTCGTACCTGATCTCGTTGTACTGCTCGCTCGCGGTCCATTCGCCGGATGCGCTGGCTGTCCTCGATGACGTCGAAATCGGCAAGTACCATGACTATCCCGACACCTACCGTTAA
- a CDS encoding rhodanese-like domain-containing protein has translation MTHALEERTVAQQALEDARAAAASAGTPYAGGVAPEVAWALFSAGDALLVDVRTAEERKFVGHVPASLHVAWATGTSLTRNPRFVRELEAKTGKDAVVLLLCRSGNRSAQAAEAATKAGFTQVFNVLEGFEGDLDDGQHRGGRNGWRFHGLPWVQD, from the coding sequence ATGACGCATGCATTGGAAGAACGAACCGTCGCGCAGCAGGCGCTCGAAGACGCCCGCGCGGCCGCCGCATCGGCCGGCACGCCCTATGCGGGCGGCGTCGCGCCGGAAGTCGCCTGGGCGCTGTTCTCGGCCGGCGACGCGCTGCTGGTCGACGTGCGCACCGCGGAAGAACGGAAATTCGTCGGCCACGTGCCGGCGTCGCTGCACGTCGCGTGGGCCACCGGCACGAGCCTGACGCGCAATCCGCGTTTCGTGCGCGAACTGGAAGCGAAGACCGGCAAGGACGCCGTGGTGCTGTTGCTGTGCCGCAGCGGCAACCGCTCCGCGCAGGCGGCCGAGGCCGCGACCAAGGCCGGTTTCACGCAGGTATTCAACGTGCTCGAAGGCTTCGAGGGCGACCTGGACGACGGACAGCACCGCGGCGGCCGCAACGGCTGGCGTTTTCACGGCCTGCCGTGGGTGCAGGACTGA
- a CDS encoding DUF4303 domain-containing protein, which translates to MSVFPGFAQEIADAARVTYRALLAAHPDEHFYAFALYTDSGAMTVVPAANTEEGLKRVREQMEIGDDEDAPEFKWATGEWAYEAAESDSFNPLCKRLADTVLAPNFPEAKFHVFFEDLQSDMIEALRLLDQEGLFGTGAEREKITLFVTISDDDGSVDLENKSAKVLNPPSVFDRFIKRYD; encoded by the coding sequence ATGAGCGTGTTTCCTGGATTTGCGCAGGAGATTGCCGACGCGGCGCGAGTGACTTATCGTGCCCTTCTCGCGGCACATCCCGACGAACATTTTTATGCTTTTGCTCTCTACACCGACAGTGGCGCAATGACCGTCGTGCCAGCCGCCAATACTGAGGAAGGGTTGAAGCGGGTCCGCGAACAGATGGAAATCGGGGACGACGAAGATGCTCCGGAGTTCAAGTGGGCGACAGGCGAATGGGCGTATGAAGCAGCCGAGTCGGACTCGTTCAATCCCTTATGCAAAAGGTTGGCCGACACGGTACTTGCTCCGAACTTTCCGGAAGCGAAGTTTCACGTCTTTTTTGAAGACCTCCAGAGCGACATGATCGAGGCGCTGCGACTTCTCGATCAGGAAGGACTGTTCGGCACCGGTGCGGAGCGCGAGAAAATCACGCTGTTCGTCACGATCAGTGATGACGACGGATCCGTGGATCTAGAGAACAAATCGGCCAAGGTATTGAACCCGCCTTCCGTGTTCGATCGTTTCATCAAGCGCTACGATTAG
- the epsC gene encoding serine O-acetyltransferase EpsC, with amino-acid sequence MAAFEIDDIVQSLQSVRRAWREKQRRSLEPGGRDLPAREALAQIVGALKGVLFPMRLGPPDLRQESENFYVAHALDAALNALLAQVTLELRYAARQRNSDPSIDEPASAAVQAFAERLPEIRRLLDSDVLAAFHGDPAAGSVDEVLLCYPGILAMIHHRLAHELYRLGLPLLARIIAEQAHAETGIDIHPGARIGGGFFIDHGTGVVIGETAIIGERVRVYQAVTLGAKRFPRDAAGHLEKGLARHPIVEDDVVIYAGATILGRVTIGRGAVIGGNVWLTQDVPAGANVTQAVLRSDASATPRAAVETTAIARVAS; translated from the coding sequence ATGGCCGCATTCGAAATCGACGACATCGTCCAGTCGCTGCAGAGCGTGCGCCGCGCATGGCGCGAGAAGCAGCGGCGCTCGCTCGAACCGGGCGGACGCGACCTGCCGGCGCGCGAGGCGCTCGCGCAGATCGTCGGCGCGTTGAAGGGCGTGCTGTTCCCGATGCGTCTCGGGCCGCCCGACCTGCGTCAGGAAAGCGAGAACTTCTATGTGGCGCACGCGCTCGACGCGGCGCTGAACGCACTGCTCGCACAGGTGACGCTGGAACTGCGCTACGCGGCGCGCCAGCGCAACAGCGACCCGTCGATCGACGAGCCGGCGTCGGCCGCCGTGCAGGCATTCGCCGAGCGCCTGCCCGAGATCCGCCGGCTGCTCGACAGCGACGTGCTGGCGGCGTTTCATGGCGATCCGGCGGCCGGCAGCGTCGACGAAGTGCTGCTGTGCTATCCGGGCATCCTCGCGATGATCCATCACCGGCTCGCGCACGAACTCTATCGGCTCGGCCTGCCGCTGCTCGCGCGGATCATCGCCGAGCAGGCGCATGCGGAGACGGGCATCGACATCCATCCGGGCGCGCGCATCGGCGGCGGCTTCTTCATCGACCATGGCACCGGCGTCGTGATCGGCGAGACGGCGATCATCGGCGAGCGCGTGCGCGTATACCAGGCCGTCACGCTCGGCGCGAAGCGCTTCCCGCGCGACGCGGCCGGCCACCTGGAGAAGGGGCTCGCGCGCCATCCGATCGTCGAGGACGACGTCGTGATCTACGCGGGCGCGACGATCCTCGGCCGCGTGACGATCGGGCGCGGCGCGGTGATCGGCGGCAACGTGTGGCTCACGCAGGACGTGCCGGCCGGCGCGAACGTCACGCAGGCGGTGCTGCGCAGCGACGCGAGCGCGACGCCGCGCGCGGCGGTCGAGACGACCGCGATCGCACGGGTGGCGTCATGA
- a CDS encoding helix-turn-helix domain-containing protein, with product MSDLIQHFGSTVRRLREARTWSQEQLAEHAGLNRSYVGEIERGEAIASIVTAHKIARAFDVSLSSLLSSPSDALVP from the coding sequence ATGAGCGACCTGATCCAGCACTTCGGATCCACCGTGCGGCGGCTGCGAGAGGCGCGCACGTGGTCGCAGGAGCAGCTTGCCGAGCATGCGGGGCTGAACCGTTCGTACGTCGGCGAGATCGAGCGCGGCGAGGCGATCGCGTCGATCGTCACCGCACACAAGATCGCGCGCGCGTTCGACGTGTCGTTGTCGTCGCTGCTGAGCAGCCCGTCCGACGCGCTCGTGCCCTGA
- a CDS encoding NUDIX hydrolase has protein sequence MDWPTPFSGSKIALFKDREILVYRRDDKPDIPFPGRWDLPGGGREGGETPTDCVLRELHEEFGITIPTDRIRWSKVYPSTRPNGLPQWFFAGWLSAMDIAAIRFGDEGQEWTLMPVDAYLRLPDAIEHLQARVSEYLRA, from the coding sequence ATGGACTGGCCCACCCCGTTCAGCGGTTCGAAGATCGCGCTGTTCAAGGATCGCGAGATCCTCGTCTATCGGCGCGACGACAAGCCCGACATCCCGTTTCCCGGTCGGTGGGATCTGCCCGGCGGCGGCAGGGAAGGCGGCGAGACGCCGACCGACTGCGTGCTGCGCGAACTGCATGAGGAATTCGGCATCACGATCCCGACCGACCGGATCCGCTGGTCGAAGGTCTATCCGTCGACCCGGCCGAACGGCCTGCCGCAGTGGTTCTTCGCCGGCTGGCTGAGCGCCATGGACATCGCCGCGATCCGCTTCGGCGACGAAGGCCAGGAATGGACGCTGATGCCTGTCGACGCATACCTGCGCCTGCCCGACGCGATCGAACACTTGCAGGCGCGCGTAAGCGAATATCTGCGCGCCTGA
- a CDS encoding SDR family oxidoreductase yields MTVEKVALITAAGKGMGAAIARELAATGYRVALMSPSGSAVALGEELGGFGIQGSVTEDADIERLVQQTLARYGRIDAVVNNTGHPPKGDLLSISDDNWHAGLDLILLNVVRVMRRVTPVFQKQGGGAVVNISSFAADAPEQPMPVSSVLRAALSAWTRLYAERYAAENIRMNAVLPGFIDSWPETPEIVARIPAGRFGKTQEIAQTVAFLLSDGAGYITGQNLRVDGAIVKAL; encoded by the coding sequence ATGACTGTAGAAAAAGTGGCGTTGATCACGGCGGCGGGCAAGGGCATGGGCGCGGCGATCGCGCGCGAACTGGCGGCGACGGGCTACCGCGTCGCGCTGATGTCGCCGTCGGGCAGCGCGGTCGCGCTCGGCGAGGAGCTGGGCGGGTTCGGCATCCAGGGCTCGGTGACCGAGGACGCCGACATCGAGCGGCTGGTGCAGCAGACGCTCGCGCGCTACGGCCGGATCGACGCGGTCGTCAACAACACCGGGCACCCGCCGAAGGGCGACCTGCTGTCGATCAGCGACGACAACTGGCACGCAGGGCTCGACCTGATCCTGCTGAACGTCGTGCGCGTGATGCGTCGCGTGACGCCGGTCTTCCAGAAGCAGGGCGGCGGTGCGGTGGTCAACATCTCGAGTTTCGCGGCGGATGCGCCCGAGCAGCCGATGCCGGTGTCGTCGGTGCTGCGCGCGGCGTTGAGTGCGTGGACGCGTCTTTACGCGGAACGCTATGCGGCCGAGAACATCCGGATGAACGCGGTGCTGCCCGGCTTCATCGACAGCTGGCCGGAGACGCCGGAAATCGTCGCGCGCATTCCGGCCGGCCGTTTCGGCAAGACGCAGGAAATCGCGCAGACGGTCGCGTTCCTGCTGTCCGACGGCGCGGGCTACATCACCGGGCAGAACCTTCGCGTCGACGGCGCGATCGTGAAGGCGCTTTGA
- a CDS encoding alpha/beta fold hydrolase — protein MPETVNTRRRLILGTTLASLTLADLGLGNLARAQSAGDASPTKHAPGGASFDTIHQIDAGVLNVGYADVGPRNGPVVFLLHGWPYDIHSYAEVAPLLAAAGYRVIVPYLRGYGSTTFRSADTVRNGQQAVTAVDIVALMDALKIDRAVFGGYDWGARTADIIAAIWPQRVKALVSVSGYLIGSQEANRKPLPPQAEFQWWYQFYFTTERGAQGYAANRDAFNKLIWQLASPKWQFDDATFARSAASFRNPDHVAVVIHNYRWRLGLANGEAQYDDLERRLAAGPAITVPTITMEGDANGAPHPEPAAYAKKFTGKYQHRTIAGGIGHNLPQEAPQAFADAILQVEHL, from the coding sequence ATGCCAGAAACCGTGAACACCCGACGCCGCCTGATCCTCGGTACGACGCTGGCGAGCCTGACGCTCGCCGACCTCGGCCTCGGCAACCTCGCACGCGCGCAATCGGCCGGCGACGCATCGCCGACGAAGCATGCTCCCGGCGGCGCGTCGTTCGACACGATCCACCAGATCGACGCGGGTGTGCTCAACGTCGGGTATGCGGACGTCGGGCCGAGGAACGGCCCGGTCGTGTTCCTGCTGCATGGCTGGCCGTACGACATTCACAGCTACGCCGAAGTCGCGCCGCTGCTCGCGGCTGCCGGCTATCGCGTGATCGTGCCGTATCTGCGCGGCTACGGCTCGACGACGTTCCGCTCGGCCGACACGGTGCGCAACGGCCAGCAGGCGGTCACGGCGGTCGACATCGTCGCGCTGATGGATGCACTGAAGATCGACCGCGCGGTGTTCGGCGGCTACGACTGGGGGGCGCGCACGGCCGACATCATCGCGGCGATCTGGCCGCAGCGCGTGAAGGCGCTGGTATCGGTGAGCGGCTACCTGATCGGCAGCCAGGAAGCGAACCGCAAGCCGCTGCCGCCGCAGGCCGAATTCCAGTGGTGGTATCAGTTCTACTTCACGACCGAGCGCGGCGCGCAGGGCTATGCGGCGAATCGCGATGCGTTCAACAAGCTGATCTGGCAGCTTGCGTCGCCGAAATGGCAGTTCGACGATGCGACGTTTGCACGCAGTGCGGCATCGTTCCGGAATCCGGATCATGTTGCCGTGGTGATCCACAACTATCGCTGGCGCCTCGGCCTCGCGAACGGCGAAGCGCAATACGACGACCTCGAACGACGCCTCGCGGCCGGGCCCGCGATCACGGTGCCGACGATCACGATGGAAGGCGACGCGAACGGTGCGCCGCACCCGGAACCGGCCGCCTATGCGAAGAAGTTCACCGGCAAGTACCAGCATCGGACGATCGCCGGCGGCATCGGGCACAACCTGCCGCAGGAGGCGCCGCAGGCGTTTGCCGATGCGATTCTGCAGGTCGAGCATCTGTGA
- the groL gene encoding chaperonin GroEL (60 kDa chaperone family; promotes refolding of misfolded polypeptides especially under stressful conditions; forms two stacked rings of heptamers to form a barrel-shaped 14mer; ends can be capped by GroES; misfolded proteins enter the barrel where they are refolded when GroES binds), with protein MAAKEIVFSDVARAKLTEGVNILANAVKVTLGPKGRNVVLERSFGAPVVTKDGVSVAKEIELADKLQNIGAQLVKEVASRTSDAAGDGTTTATVLAQAIVREGQKYVAAGLNPLDLKRGIDKAVASAVDELKKISKPTTTSKEIAQVATISANGEESIGQRIAEAIDRVGKEGVITVEDGKSLADELDVVEGLQFDRGYLSPYFINNPDKQIAEIENPYILLHDKKIANIRDLLPVLEQVAKSGRPLLIIAEDVEGEALATLVVNNIRGILKTVAVKAPGFGDRRKALLEDIAILTGGQVIAEETGLTLEKATLAELGQAKRIEVGKENTTVIDGAGDAKNIEARVKQIRVQIEEATSDYDREKLQERVAKLAGGVAVIKVGGATEVEVKEKKDRVDDALHATRAAVEEGIVPGGGVALIRVRQAIRELKGANADQDAGIKIVLRALEEPLRQIVANAGEESSVVVAKVAEGSGNFGYNAQTGEYGDLVESGVLDPTKVTRTALQNAASVAGLLLTTDATVFEAPKDAAPPAAPGGPGAGGPGFDF; from the coding sequence ATGGCAGCCAAGGAAATCGTCTTCAGCGACGTCGCGCGCGCAAAACTGACCGAAGGCGTGAACATTCTCGCCAACGCAGTGAAGGTCACGCTCGGTCCGAAGGGCCGCAACGTGGTGCTCGAACGCAGCTTCGGCGCGCCCGTCGTCACGAAGGACGGCGTGTCGGTCGCGAAGGAAATCGAACTCGCCGACAAGCTGCAGAACATCGGCGCGCAGCTCGTGAAGGAAGTCGCGTCGCGCACCAGCGATGCGGCCGGCGACGGCACGACGACGGCCACCGTGCTCGCGCAGGCGATCGTGCGCGAAGGCCAGAAGTACGTCGCGGCCGGGCTCAATCCGCTCGACCTGAAGCGCGGCATCGACAAGGCTGTCGCGTCGGCCGTCGACGAGCTGAAGAAGATCAGCAAGCCGACCACGACGAGCAAGGAAATCGCGCAGGTCGCGACGATCTCGGCGAACGGCGAGGAATCGATCGGCCAGCGCATCGCGGAAGCGATCGATCGCGTCGGCAAGGAAGGCGTGATCACCGTCGAGGACGGCAAGTCGCTCGCCGACGAGCTCGACGTCGTCGAAGGGCTGCAATTCGATCGCGGCTATCTGTCGCCGTACTTCATCAACAATCCCGACAAGCAGATCGCCGAGATCGAGAATCCGTACATCCTGCTGCACGACAAGAAGATCGCGAACATCCGCGACCTGCTGCCCGTGCTCGAACAGGTCGCGAAGTCGGGCCGGCCGCTGCTGATCATCGCTGAGGACGTCGAGGGCGAGGCGCTCGCGACGCTCGTCGTCAACAACATTCGCGGCATCCTGAAGACCGTCGCGGTCAAGGCGCCGGGCTTCGGCGACCGTCGCAAGGCGCTGCTCGAGGACATCGCGATCCTGACCGGCGGCCAGGTGATCGCGGAAGAAACCGGCCTGACGCTCGAGAAGGCGACCCTCGCCGAACTCGGCCAGGCGAAGCGCATCGAGGTCGGCAAGGAAAACACGACCGTGATCGACGGCGCGGGCGACGCGAAGAACATCGAGGCGCGCGTGAAGCAGATTCGCGTGCAGATCGAAGAAGCGACGTCGGACTACGACCGCGAGAAACTGCAGGAGCGCGTGGCGAAACTGGCCGGCGGCGTCGCGGTGATCAAGGTCGGCGGTGCGACCGAGGTCGAGGTCAAGGAAAAGAAGGACCGCGTCGACGACGCGCTGCATGCGACGCGCGCGGCCGTCGAGGAAGGCATCGTGCCGGGCGGCGGCGTCGCGCTGATCCGCGTGCGGCAGGCGATCCGCGAGCTGAAGGGCGCCAATGCCGATCAGGATGCGGGCATCAAGATCGTGCTGCGCGCGCTGGAGGAGCCGCTGCGCCAGATCGTCGCGAACGCGGGCGAGGAATCGAGCGTGGTCGTCGCGAAGGTCGCGGAAGGCTCGGGCAACTTCGGCTACAACGCGCAGACGGGCGAATACGGCGACCTCGTCGAATCGGGCGTGCTCGATCCGACCAAGGTCACGCGCACCGCGCTGCAAAACGCGGCATCGGTCGCCGGGCTGCTGCTGACGACCGACGCAACCGTGTTCGAAGCGCCGAAGGACGCAGCGCCGCCTGCCGCGCCGGGCGGCCCGGGCGCGGGCGGGCCGGGCTTCGATTTCTGA